TTAGATATTAATAtctaaattaataaaccaaaCACATATGAGGAGATATAAATGTTATTTAGATATTAATAAATCCCTATTGGTACACTGGCATGTGATGTTAATGTTTTTTGACGAATAAAATTCCTCGGTTTTTTTGAATATAAACGAGTAGATTTCTTACACACTATCAAAATGCCATGGAGATGGAAGTTTGAACTTAAAACCATTGGTCTTCAAGTCAAGGCTCTTTTTCCACTCGGGCTTGACCTCGTTGCCAAACAAATCCCTATCATTTATTTGCTAAAAAAATACTCAGAATACGTGGGTCTGCTTTATACCGTAAAAAGCTCATGAAATATGAACTAGAAAGCTGCTTTTGATTTTATAAGaacaaaactgaaaacaaaaatccctTTTGGTAActaatgatatttttttggtgtaGCCAAATGAAATATTCAAACATTTCATATGTAGAGAAGCGAATCAATGTGGAAATTAGTCGTCTACTGGGGAGTTTGTTTAACTTCATTTAACATAGAGCAAACCCAATCTAATTAATCAATCTTATTAACAGAAGAACTATCTTGGCACATTTTATGAAAATGTAGCATAGATTACAAGTTATACGAGTATGAAAGGAATTACATGCACAACAAGATTCCATTTCGCATTGTCGTGCGCATACATTTTACAATTTCAGTTCAGTAATCTGAGTAAAAGTGAGAGCAACTGAGAAGCGAAAAATATCTTCACTTCCTAAAGAGAGGCCTGCATCATTTTGCACAAGAAACAATTTTAAGCTATGACATTCTTTtacaggaaaaaagaaataagcaaGAGATAATTTTGGATAAAgtcattcaaaatttaattccACGGCACAACCTAACATTAGAAGCATCAAAGCTTGGTATCTAACTGTCAGGTCTGCTACCAACACTGGTATGAGATAAGAATACCATGAAGTTTTTACAAAACCGTTAGCCGAATACAAGAAGCTATGCTCATACAAGAAAACATAACCTAAATATCCTAACACATGGGGATGGGGTTGATTTGGTTCCCTCACAAGATATCATAATAAATAACTACTAACAGCAGTTCAGAGAACAACAACTGTATAAACAAGCAAGGCCTCATACCGCAATAAAGTACACAGAACCAACAGTATACACCATAACCAAAACTACACAGGCAAAACTAAACATCCCTGACAATAGAACTTGGAAGATGCCAACTGCTAGAAAATCCTATGCAGAGAACTCGATACGTTTCCCAGCAAACGAATATGCCAGTAGCCTGCATAGACTATAGAATCTTCAGATTTAATTGGACCATTCTCTTATATGGAAGTTTTTGGTGATCGAAGAATCTGATATATATACTCAAACTTTTTGATATTCACTTGGAGCTATAACAATCCAACCAGTAGGTGAGATCCAAACATTCAACTATCAAAAAAATGGGCATTgcatattaaataatatttagaTATTAATGACTACTACGCAGGAAACAACAGGTAAGTACTATAGAACAAAATTTCCCCAAGTCATAAGATCACAAGATCAGTCCACAAGCTATATCCTTCAGCATACCATCAATGATTTTGTAAAAGTTGCACTTATTAAAAAttctacaaaaaagcaaaaaaaaaaaaaaaagcaaaattgatttaaattatggaaaaaaaaaaaaaatctgattcagcaaagaaacaaaaagaacttGATCAGGTCGAAAAatcatactaatatttttctttgctacTAGAGTGTATCCTGTGAAGGAATCTATCTATTTCATGGTACTACTTCTATACCTAGGTTTTTGAGCAGTGTTGACTCTGTACAACTATAAACCATAGATAAAAGATGACAGATTTTCAGATAACAACATTATGAAACTTACTCAAGCATAAAATGAAGAATACCCTGAACAAAAATGATTCTAAACTACCAAAATTTCACAATCCCAATATGATGCGTATATAACCAGTTTTCCAATACATTATCCTTCTGAATAGCAGCAAAAGATAGCCAGACCTCAATCAAGGTTATAGTCACAATTGTAGTTCTATTACAAACCCCGCACTCATATGTTCTTCACAAATTAACTCAAAATTCCTCTGAGTACCAGAACGGCCCCAAATTTAGCTCAACATGTTCCACTTAAGCACTCCCACAATTCTTGAAAGCAACTTACCTTATAAATAAGCAAATTATATGCTtcgacaaaaaaaagaagaagcaaattaTATGCATAAACACATAAGAAACACTTTCCAAACAATCAAAAAGCAACCACCTCCTGCAATTTGAGGACTTAACCCAACTGGGTTACATTCAAAATTGCAGCACAACTAACAAATTACTCAACCACTGAATGTGTGTAAAATTTTTAAACATTAACGTAGCTAGCAAGCGATTTCCCTAAAAACAGAAGACATTCTGAACCAAAACACATGATAACCATTCGCCAAAAAATCGTAAGCACATGGACTTTGAAGAACAAAACCCAACTGGTTCACCTTCTAACCTTCTAAATCTGTGAAGAGGAACCAGAAAAAGCGACTTACTCATTGGATGTACTTGGGTATTTCTCCTTTCCTTAAGAGGGAAAGAGAGTAGTGAGCAGCATCAATGAGGTCATCAATGTTGTGCAGGGACCTCTCCTCAGACGCCACCACGAAGATTGCGCGCGCCTCAGCTTTCTTGGCCAGCCTTGCTGCCAAATTCAGAGGCAAATCCGGTGAGTTGAGGCTTCTCAGAATTTGGCGATACAGTGAGAGAACGCGTCCTCTGTTTCTTGCCAAGTCCTCTGCCGTTGCCCATATCACACCCTTTCCCATTTCTCACTGCTCAGATTTCAAAGCCGTCAAATGCTTCGAGCTTTTTACTTCCCTAATGCCGGGCCCAGCCAGCCTAAAGCCTGGAGTGGGCCGGatctgttctttttctttctctaagtTGGGCTGGGCTGAGCTGCCTATTGAATTCGGATTCTCTATTTGGTctcttaattttaaatggtTTAATATCGTACTAATCTTTTTGCATGCGCTTCTGCGCTTGTAagagtctttttttttaaaaaaatttaattcattttagaattaaaaaaaataatggatagttgtgttccataaaaataagatctattatctgatttttcttttaattttaattaaatatgaaaaagtgtgaatttaccatattatcctcatttaattaataaatttaattcttaatgtttgcattaactaagggcattttatggtatgttgaatgttttaccattctttgtcttttgctttatacaAGGAGCCTATAATGAGGGCTTATAGTGAGAGGTTATAATGAGAGATCCTGAATAGCCTTTCGATTAAGTGCAGAGTTATTATTAAATTGCTGGATTGAACTCCTTCATTGTAGAAGCTCCTTGTAATATAATGTCGTATAAGCTTAATGTCTTGGTTACTTCCACCAACCTTCGCAAGACTCCTATGTTGCATAGATACACCTTTTTTTTGGCCAAGTTGAGCATTTGATGTGTTTGGATGCGGTAGTATTCAAGGGTGTGAGTTTTCCGTCCTCTCTCTTCCtaactttggaaaaaaaaaaaaaaacagaaaagcaaAATTCTCAAACACTCActatgaaagaaagaaaattttcaaatacgAGCAATAACCACAATTTATCATAACTGTCAAAAGGAGCAAGTGTTTATGTGAGCCAGTCAGAATAGTATACTCATTCCCTTTACCAAGTTTAATGAGATTGTGAGTGGCCCCCACTTAATGGGAATCTCAGTAACAAACTCCCACAAGTTTCAGTCCCTTCTCCtaccacctctctctctctctctctctctctctctctctcgtataAATTCCATCTCTACCAGTTCTTGAATTTGTGAACAAGTCTTCTTAATTTGGGGGCTCTACCATTCTGATACAAATAGGTTATAGCTAGGTTAATAAGGCTAATAGTAATTATGATATTAATTTGCGGGAGACTAATTTCTCTGCCTTTCACATTCATGTTCTTATGTTTAATTCTGATCTTTTGGTTACTGTGGAAATGCTTCAGAGAGACAAACAAAGCCATAATAAGAAAAGGCTGCTACTTTGAAGACGAAGTAGGGAAATCAACTCCAAGAATGTATGAAGACACAGTAGGCTGAAACTTTGATCCAAACTCCATGCCAGAATCTGCAGAAACTGTGCTCAACGTCAACCCTCTACCCCCGCCACCACAAGTTCTAATGCCTTCTCCTTCAGAGACTCACAAAAACAACTACTTTGCTGTTGCAAAAAACTTGAGACTCTCCATTGAAGAGATCTCCTACCCTCGTCAACAAGATCATCATGCTGCCATGGAAATTGAGCTCCAAAATGAACTTGGGTTCAATCCATACAGCACCCACCAATACTGACCAGAACAACAATAGCAGCCATTTGCTTTCCTTTGAGCAACAAACCAATTGGGACACCACCGGAGGAGTGGACGCACCGCCAAGGACAGTGTCTTCAGTTTTCTATGACCCACTTTTGCATTTGAACCTGCCTCCGCAGCCACCATTGCGCAGGGAATTGTATCAGTCTTTGTTTAGTAGTGGTGGGGATGAGAGAGAGGGGATTGGAGAATTGGTGGATTTAGCTTTATGCTCATACACTCTAAATGTGAAGGGGGGGAAATACAATGTAAAAGATTAAAGAAATAACATTTTTGGATATGTGAAGTCCGAAGGCTACACAGAGCTCCTATACAAACTTACTTGAAACAAACTTCAATAAGATTGATACTCTTGATACTATACACACTTGATACACTCATTACATACAGTGGATACGCCGTCTATTTATATGCCACAATATTAACTCAACATTAAACATAACCATAACCACTGTACCCACTAAATCTCACTTTTACTTCAACTCATAAATTAGACATAATAGCTAAACCCTTTAGATTCtaactttttatttccttAACTCCTACCTTTGAAATTACCCCAACATGGAGGAGTTGTTTACTCAGATGGGATTAATAATGGGAGGCAATTTGAGAATGGGGTGTTGGAGTTCTCCAGAGAAATGGGTTCTattggaagaggaagagaagtcGAAAGGATCAAAGACTTTGCCACTGAGAAGCAGAGGAGAGTCCAGTTGAATGGCAAGTACAGTGCCTTGAGGTATTTGGTTCCAAACCCAACAAAGGTATAtacttaaaattcaaaatttcacatCCTATCACTGCAAAAATATATTCTACTGAATTTgattaaatttcaaataaaaaaatgcatatTAGTTGTTTTGAAGTTTTAATTGGGTAATGATTTCATGAATCACAGTGTGTGACATTTTGATATCCAATTTATTGGCTTGGTAGTTTCccaagtttttctcttttttggctGGATAATTATACATTTTGCTGAATTAATGTTTGTCTTTTGGTCTTTGGGGAACAATTAATTGGAGGAAAGACTGATAGAGCATCAATTGTGAGATATGCAATTGATTATATAAAGGAGCTTCTGTGGTTAGTGGAAGAGCTGAAAATATAGCTGGTGGAGAAGAAAAGGTGTGGGAGAGAGAGGCACCAGACTGAACAAGATGGTGGTGCTGGCGATGGTGAGAGCTGTAAGCCTCTTGGCGACCCTCAGGATCAGTCCTACAACAATGGCTCTCTGAGGAGCTCATGGCTTCGGAGGAAATACAAGGACACTGAGGTCGATATCCGCATTATCGATGATGAAGTTAGTATCAACCTGGTTCAGACGAAGAAGGTCAATTCGTTGCTATATGTGTCAAAGCTTCTTGATGAGCTGCAGCTTGATCTCCACCATGCTGAAGGTGGACACATTGGCAATTCCTACAGCTGCTTGTTCAACACCAAGGTTGATCTtatacttctttttctttcttatagtCTTCATCAATTACTTCACGCAGGTGGTgtggtttttaattaattagggttTACTTTTCATTAGTAAAGATGCATGAAGGGTCTTTTTTGTATGCAAAAGCTATAGGTGACAAGCTCATTGAGGTTCTGGACGGACAATATGCAGCAGTTCCACCTACCAGTAGTTATTAGGGAGGCATGAGTTCTTCCTTGGGTTATATACCAAGTGTTTTTATATCAGTAGATACTTCCGTAAAATGCATTATGTTTTAGGGGCCTCTGTGCGCAGCACAGCCCGCACACCCTACGGGTCAGGCTTGATGTCTGCCTGCAAAGGGTGCAGAGACAAATGAGAATTTGTGGATGTGTGTATTTGTTATTGCAGAAGCTTGAGACTTATATAGGTTTCTCTGATACCATTGTTTCTAGTTTCTACATACATATGCTTGCCATTTACATAAATTTATAgcacttgaaattttttatacaagatGCAACCCAAAATCTTAAACGATTAGCTCTCTGTTTTAGTTGTGCTTACTTTTGACCTTCTTTCGTAAaacttttataaatttgtggTGTGGTGACAAGCATGCGCAGATCTTCCTTGCCTTCAATAAGCACATTTTTGGTCTATAGTTTTTTTATAAGTTTCACTtttgtgtttgtatttttaattgcattgttcaaattgtattttaatttgtataGGGTTGATCTCGTTTGCACATTGTTCAAATTCGAAGATATCAGTCAACTTCAGTCAATCTGTAATCCGTCAATTTTACCCTCACATTGGAACAATTTGTAAACCGCAGGGGTCAAATTTGATGCAATTGAAACAAAGGGACAAAAGTGAAACTTTGTGAAAACTACCTGGACTAAAAACGTATTTCTCCTTTGCAAATTAGTTTTCTGTTAGCTAGGCAAagtggatttgatttgatgcgTTCAGAGTACATCAGCCCATGCTATTACCTTTTATGAGGATTTCTACCAAATGCTCAGCTCATGCCATTATCTTTTATAGTGAGTTCCGTCACATGCTTAGCCACATATATATTGTCAAATAGGTCGATCTATTTTAGGGGTTACCCAGCACGTATATCGAAAAgctttgaacaaaaaaaatatatcgaTGCTATCCAATGAAATGAGAGATTTTTTAGGGTCCTCAGTCatgtgtttatttttctcGTTCACATGATTACTTACGTAATGAGAGAGATAAACATATGGTTGTATGCAATGAATACCATTGCAAATTTTCTCGTTCTAACACTACACAAGAAAAACCAACAACAGCCACACATATCTGTAGCAGAGGATAAATGGATAAAAAGCCTATCCGAATCCAGTAACATAATTAGTAAAAATCTTATATATTCGTGTGAATTAGGTTGTTTGCCACGAACTCCAACTGGTTGAGTgtaaatcattttattttttattatatgcaGGTAAACAGttgtgtatctatatatataaaagcaaaagacaaagaataataaaacatttaaaataccagaaaatgcatCTTACATAATAGGGGTGGGATCACGAATCTATGAGAGTATTTTacaaagttttatttattttgaaaatgaaacTAAACATAATTAAGCTGCATGCAAATGATCATCCCAGCTTTTCTTCCTTGGTATTGTACTTGAAGTTGAAGGCATTGATACCACTGTAAAAACCATCGTCCAAGTCGTTTGTGACATGCACCTGGCCGTTGCTACGAGTGTCCTGACGAGAGTAGGAGAACGGGACGTCACATGAAGCGGTCGTGGCCAGCAGCCTCACCTTCAGCACACTCTTTGCCGGCACATCAACCACGCACAGAGTCTCCACTTCAGTTTGGTAGGCCTCGGTCTCTCCCCACTGGACATCTCCTTTAAACCCATCCGAAATTTTAACCTTATTCAATCCGCCTTCGTGTGTCGTGATTCTCGGAACGCCTGGAGCTTCAATGGTGGTTTTGAGCTTCATCGAGTAAATTCTGTTGATATCATTCCAACTGCAACTACTCAGCCTCCTGTACAACAGCTTTAGGGTTACAGTGGTGGTTTCTTGGGTGAAGTTGACGGCCTCTGCGGTGGCGATTTCGAAGTCAGTTTGGTAATTGTAGGTCCTGGCGTGGTCAAGGCGATACTTGACTTTGTATATGGTCCTCGACTTAACAGGctcttccaccttgagatgaGAGTATATGGAGAGATTAGGGACGTTGGCACTGAGAGCACATATCCCGCTCGCATATCTCTTGCAGTAATTGTTGTTCCCAACGTTAATGAGAGCTATGGTTTTGTCGTAAAGCTTGATCGCCTTATACAACGTGTCTTTATAGTTTTTGTCTCTGGGGGTCGGGTTAAATGCGTCCGCCCAGATCCACTCTTCCTTGGCGAGTCTCCAATATCTTTCGAAAAAAATATTCTTTATTTGTAGGGTTCCGTCCGCGTTCATGAAGATCTCGTTCGCCACACCCGGATCATTAATATCATTACCGTGGAACATGAGGTTTGGTCCATCGCCATCGTCGTCGTCCCCGTGGTAGTCGCTCATTTGGGCGGTGATGTAGTTGTCATCATCGCCCTTGAACACCACGTGTTTCGGCAAAATCACCAGCGATTCCCAATTGACGACAGTGCACACATCCCGGGACTCTAGGTTGTTCGGATCGTCTGTGGTAGAGTTTGAGCCTCCGAAAAGTACTAGCGCATCCGAATCGTTGTGCAAGCAAGTGTAGCGTCCGAGCTGGACGTGGCGAAATTGGACTACCTGATTGTCCTCCTCAAGGTCATCTTCAGCTTTATCGTCCGGTTTATTGtcgtcgtcttcttcgtctATTGGATCTACGTAGACCGGCTCGAACAAGGTACATGAGGGTTTGGATTGGTCTTCCTCCGGTTCGTCTGCCCCTGCAACAATCAAAACATCGCCTTCGAACTTATCCATGCCATTGACGCTTACCCAGTATTTATTGTTGTAACAGCATCTAATGTGGACAAATCCCTTGTTCTCGGTACTCTTTGCCATCTCCACTTCGTACTTTGCGTAATGGCTCCCGGCCTCTTCTCCGGTGAATTTGAGAAACTCCGCCGGGGCGTCCTCCTCTCCATCTTCTGTTTTTAGGTAGCGCAAGTACTTTTTGTTGTGGTTTGATTTTACCACCACAAACCTTGGCAATGTCATGTTCTCTATTTCTGTGTATATCTCAATAGATCTCTAGTGTGCATGCAGCATCTTATTTATAACGAAAAGCCCACACCGTCAATATTTATAAGAAGGGCAAAATTAGAAGAGATGGCTTCATGCATGGGCATACTGAAGGCAGTGATTTAGTTTCTCACATTACTCGAATAAAACTTTTTCAGCAGATGGGATGTCTGCAGACCATGAAATCATGTAGTGAAGTCCCATGCCGATCGACGCTTTTGTTGGGCtgtttttgtatatatatagaaaatttgGCACCAGTTTCTTTCAATAAAAGTgttagaagaaaataaaacttaaggGAGGACTAAgtcagtttttttgttgttgccaaagttaggaagggAGATGGgtaaaactcacacacacggGTACTATGTGTTTTGAACTTATGACTTGGAAGCATACCAAAAACTTGAGCCGATCCAACGAAATCCAGTTAGTTATATAATTGTTATTACATTCAAAGCAAAGGACgtaattttttggattttttggttttttactTTGTTAAAATTTCAAGCAAAGTTCTTTCAATTGTGCAAAATGAGAAGAACAATATTTGGTCTAGCTCTACTGTATTATTATCATTAtgattattgttattattttgctTAGGGACATGGTTAAGTTACAAAATGAGTAATTGTTTGGTGTGAAGATCATACTGCTTCGTTGTGTCATTTTGGAGTTATTAATACTATATACTACCCATGAAATAATAAACATGTGGTCCACACCCATATTATTTAACATAATAAATTAGTAAAACCACATGACACTGTTACCGTCACCAAGGGTGGCTCATAAATGAGGCCTCCttaaacaaaattttccaTGAAAATACTACAAAAGAATTGGACCATATATATTGATAACAAATTTAGAACTAAAAACTCATCACCATATGTTTTTTCAAAACTCAGAGAACATTTGGTCGGCTGCGTGACTCTTTTAGGATCCTTAGCCTGTTAGTACGAGCGAACATTTGGCCCACATCTCAAAACTCTGAGATTCCTGTTAAGACTGCTAGTTTAATTTATATGATCACTCAGCTGACTGTCATGGTCCCTTTACATGAGCTTATCTTCCGCCGTATTGTTGCTTCTGATCGAACTGATTCCACCCGAGTTAGTTTGCCTTTTGGGTATTTTATCACCCAGCTCGCCACACATGCTCATGTCGCTGTTTTTCCTGGGGATGCTTGGCGTAATCCTCAGGTGACTGTTAATACAACTATCATTGATAGTGGTCGCTCTCACTCTCGTACTGAAGACGTGCCTGTTGGCCCTTCCCAAGTTAATTATGAGAGTGGTAATGCATTTGACAGTGATCATGAGGCTCTTTCTCCTGCTCGGGCTGCGCATGCTTCTAGCTCATTTGGTGATCCGATGCTTCAGTTCCTCACTACCCAGTTTGAGACGATGCACACTCATTTTGATGCTTAGCTTGAGACTCATTACACCACTATGACTCAGCGTTTTGATGCATGTTTTGAGACTTTCAAGACGGAGATTCGTAATGATCTTACCAAGTTTACTCGTTGTTTTGATCTTCTGCCCACTTACTTGTTTCTTGTCTTTTCGGGATTGTTCTGTGGTTTCATTTGTACTTGTTTCCTTTTGGCATTTCATGACAAAAAGGGGGAGAATCGTTGATAATGTACGTAACTATGTTTAATCTTTGATGATGTACAATAGATAATCTATATTCTTTTTCATACCATATATGCTTCACCGGAATTTTTTTGCTTTGAGTTCATGCCTTTGCAAGTTTCAAGGAAATAATTATCGAGTTGTTTTTGAGTCTTGAGTCCTTTGCTTTGTATCTCCTTCTAATGAGGTTTTGTCTAGGAAATGCCAAGGGGGAGATTGTAAGTGTCATATTTGTAAATTGGCATTCCCCAGCCTAAGCTTCTTTTCTATGTAAGCACTAGGATGTTTTAGATTGAGTATTGAGTGAGGTTATGAAGTTGGTAAAGCAAGATAGATGCGGATAAAAGATTGAAGTTGCACATATTCGACCATTCATCATCAAACAAGGCTTCATATGCATTTAGGTGAGGTAAGTTAGATTTATATACCATACATGCATTTCTAGGTGGTTAGTATAATTTAGAATAAGcttaaaacattttaaaattgcATTAATCAATTCACAAGTGTTTTGGTATTGAAGAAATAAGGTTTACATAGAGTTTAGGTTAAATTATGTTCACTGCCGCTCTAGTGGGCTTATTGACTCTTAAGCATCGCATGTGTATGAGCATTCAATGTTCTGCTGCTCGAGCGGACTCATTGGCGCTTGAGCAGACTCACTAGTGCTCGAGCGGGTCAATTTTATGATTCTAGTGCTCGAGCGGAAAAGCGAGATTTCAGttttccaattttgtttttcacgtGTTTCTTCTAGGAACCCTTGTCCTAGTTGTGTTGAATCTTTTTACCTCTTTCTAGTGTGAACCTAAAACAATTTGTAAGTCATATAAATACATTGTTATAGTAAACATAAGATAGAGAACTCACATATTctgaaattggatttttgcaTCAAATCTTTGAGAGTTAATTTTTATGAACTCTTGAGATTTCTCTTCATCATCTTTACTAGAGTTCATTGAGCATAACATCGTTATGTTGATTAGATTGTTCCTTGTGAATCTAAACAACCTAGCACCCACATCATATCATTCTCTTCGTTGGAAAGTTTGTGCCTTGGTGGTGATTGACGATCGTAGAGGTTCGTGCCACTATCAAGATCGACGACGTGGAATCAATTCAGAGACATGTCAAAGTAGTAGCAAGAGCGTGGATTGGCTGCTACAGAGAGATAAGTATATGAGTCAATTAAGTCTCTTTTGTATTGCTTTTGTCCTAGTGGATTGGTTTCTGCCTCGCAAAGTGCCTGTGGTTTTTTAATCTCATCTTGGGGTTTTTCCATGTTAAAATTCGTTgtgtactttatttttcttgcttgtttgattaatttgaaACTAAATTTAATTGGAACGtggctttaaatatattataatatttaaaaaatatttttaacacttaaaatacataaacaaattatattaaaagtaacttaaatctttttttaatatatttttaaatatctttatatatatatatatctctctctccttgtgTTCTCTTTCCCCCTGGCAGACCCACTCcactcttcctcctcttccttccttctctctctccctctccctgtGTTATCTTTCCCTTCCCCCCATCGCAAACccactcctctctctctctctctctctctctctctctctctctctctctctctctctctctctctctctctctctctctctctctctctctctctctatttgaACAAAGCATGaaagatatttaaaaatatataaaaatatttaagttgcttcaaatttattaatttttttaatgaatttaaagttttaaaaatatttaaaatatattatattatatttaaaaccaTGTGGTTCTATACCATTGGATGCATGAGCTCCACACATGTCTCACGTCAGtaatttaatagaaaatttgacGGAAGCCAACAGCAGGGGCCATTTTGATGTGTGGAGGGTAACCTTAAAGACCATTGGTGTCACAAAAAATGGGTAGGGACGAAAGGTGATAATTTCATAAACCTCAGGgactatttttgataaaatgtatatatataatatacatgtaaaaaaaatttcgggCCCTTGAAAATTAGGGGCCCTGTGTGGTGACACCATTTGCACACCCTTATGGTCGCCCCTGTGCTAACGGAATCTCCAATCCATCAGGCCAAAcctaaaaaatcataaattttaGCGCAATTGCTCTCCcaaccc
Above is a window of Prunus persica cultivar Lovell chromosome G2, Prunus_persica_NCBIv2, whole genome shotgun sequence DNA encoding:
- the LOC18784877 gene encoding uncharacterized protein LOC18784877, giving the protein MGKGVIWATAEDLARNRGRVLSLYRQILRSLNSPDLPLNLAARLAKKAEARAIFVVASEERSLHNIDDLIDAAHYSLSLLRKGEIPKYIQ
- the LOC109947363 gene encoding uncharacterized protein LOC109947363 — translated: MTLPRFVVVKSNHNKKYLRYLKTEDGEEDAPAEFLKFTGEEAGSHYAKYEVEMAKSTENKGFVHIRCCYNNKYWVSVNGMDKFEGDVLIVAGADEPEEDQSKPSCTLFEPVYVDPIDEEDDDNKPDDKAEDDLEEDNQVVQFRHVQLGRYTCLHNDSDALVLFGGSNSTTDDPNNLESRDVCTVVNWESLVILPKHVVFKGDDDNYITAQMSDYHGDDDDGDGPNLMFHGNDINDPGVANEIFMNADGTLQIKNIFFERYWRLAKEEWIWADAFNPTPRDKNYKDTLYKAIKLYDKTIALINVGNNNYCKRYASGICALSANVPNLSIYSHLKVEEPVKSRTIYKVKYRLDHARTYNYQTDFEIATAEAVNFTQETTTVTLKLLYRRLSSCSWNDINRIYSMKLKTTIEAPGVPRITTHEGGLNKVKISDGFKGDVQWGETEAYQTEVETLCVVDVPAKSVLKVRLLATTASCDVPFSYSRQDTRSNGQVHVTNDLDDGFYSGINAFNFKYNTKEEKLG